The sequence CAGGCGGCGATCGTGAAACCCCCCGGAGGCTCACGGCGGGCCCCCCGGCCCGCCGCCCCCGCTTCCCCCTCGTGCGCACCCCCCAGCGCGCCGTCTCGGTGACTCCCGAAGACATGAGAGTAGGCACTGAACATGACACTCAGGCGCAGTCCAGTTAAAAAGCACGTTTCTCAAGTCATAGCAGAGCAACCGGAATTGACGGTACTCCGGCCCCTTCAGGGACGAACCGTCCCCAACTGCTCCGCCAGCTCGACCGGGTCTGTCGTAGGCCGCGCGCAGACGAAATGTCGACAGACGTACGCCGTGGGAAGGTCGCGTACGAGTGTGCGCTCGGCCAGGAGGGGGAACTCGCCCCCACTGCCGTCCGCCGCACGCGGCAGCCCGACCGCCACCACAGCCCCAGGAGCCGTCCCCAGCAACGCGGTCCGGTGCAGCTCCGCCCGTGCCTCGTCCTCCGGATGGCCGACGACCGCGACCTCGCGCGGACCGTCGAGGAGCGCCTCGGCGACCGCCAGCCCGTGCCCGATGAAGCGCGGGGCGCGCGGACCCAGCGCGTGCACCACCCCGAGCGCCCTCTCGGCCGCCGTGCGGTGCGCCTCCGAGCCGGTGTGCGCGGCGTACGAGAGCAGGGCGCCGGCCGCGGCGGTCCAGCCCGACGGGGCCGCGGTGTCGGTGGGGTCCTGCGGCCGCCTGATCAGCGGCTCGGCGTCGTGCGCGGTGTCGTAGAGCGAGCCGTCCTCGGCGGCGAAGCGGTCCAGGACCAGGTCCGCGAGGAACCCGGCGAACTCCAGCCAGACCCCCTCCCCGGTGACGGAGGCCAGGGCCAGGAAGCCCTCCGCCACGTCGCCGTAGTCCTCCAGCACCCCGGCATTGGCTCCGACCTGACCGTCCTTGCTGGTCCGCGCCAGCCGGGCGCGGCCGTCCATGTGCACCCTGACCAGCAGATCGGCGGCCTCGGTCGCCCGCTCGACGAGGTCGGGCCGGTCGAAGTACGCCCCGCACTCCGCGAGCGCGGCGATCGCCAGCCCGTTCCAGGCCGCGACGATCTTGTCGTCCCGCCCGGGCGCGGGCCGCGCCGCCCGCGCGGCGAGGAGGCGCTCCTTGATGCCCGCGAGCCGCCCGGCCTCCACCACGGGGCCGTCCTGGGGCAGTTGGAGCACGGACTTGCCTTCCTCGAAGGTGCCCTCCTCGGTCACCCCGAAGTACGCGACGGCCAGCGCCCCGTCCTCCTCCCCAAGCACCTCCCGCAGCTCGGCGGGGGTCCAGGCGTAGTACGCCCCCTCCACGTGCTCGCCGGTCAGCGGATCCTCGCTGTCCGCATCGAGGGCGGAGGCGAAACCGCCCTGGTCCGTACGCAGCTCCCGGACCATGAAGTCGGCCGTCTCCAGGGCGACCCGCCGGGCGAGGTCCGACCCGGTGGCCCGCCACAGGTGCGCGTACACCCGGCAGAGCAGCGCATTGTCATAGAGCATCTTCTCGAAGTGGGGCACGACCCACTCCCGGTCCACGGAGTACCGGGCGAACCCGCCGCCGAGCTGGTCGTAGATCCCGCCGCGGGCCATCGCCTCACAGGTGTCGGCGGCCATCTGGAGCGCCCCCTCGGACCCGGTGCGCGCGTGGTGGCGCAGCAGGAACTCCAGCACCATGGACGGCGGGAACTTCGGCGCCCCGCCGAACCCGCCGCGCGTGGCGTCGTACTCCCGCGTCAGCCCCAGCAGCGCCTGCGCCAGCTCCTCGGGCCCGGGCGTACCGGCCTTCCCGTAGTCCAGCTGACGCCCGGCCAGATCCCGCACGATCCGCTGCGCCACCTCGGCGACCTCCTCGGGCCGCCCGACCCAGGCGGTCCGCACGCCTTCGAGGACCTGCGTGAAGGAGGGCATCCCGTGCCGGGGCTCGGGCGGGAAGTAGGTCCCGAAGTAGAACGGTTCGGCGTCGGCGGTCATGAAGACGGTCATCGGCCAGCCGCCCTGCCCGGTGGCGGCCTGCACGGCCTCCATGTACACGGAGTCGATGTCGGGCCGCTCCTCGCGGTCCACCTTGATGTTGACGAAGTGCTCGTTGAGATACGCCGCCGTTAGTTCATCAGTAAAGCTTTCAGCTTCGAACACATGGCACCAGTGGCAACTCGAATAGCCGACGCTGAGATGCACGGGCACGCCACGCTCGCGCGCCTCGGCAAAGGCCTCGGGCGACCACGGCCACCAGTCGACGGGGTTGTCGGCGTGCTGGAGCAGGTACGGCGAGGTCTCGTACGCGAGGCGGTTCGGCATGGGGCCATCCTGCCGCAACTCCCGAACGGCGGCTCATGACAGGGCCCTCAGGCCGCTGATTCGGCGGCCCCGATGCGATCAGCCCACTTCCACACTGGGACCACTCGAGAGTAGTCCCAGGTCCCGCACCCCTTCCGCCCCGATTTGATCACGAGGTGAGTGAAGACGGAGGAGATGACCCTGCGCTTCTCCTCGAAACCCATCTCGCCCGACTGCCACCGCAACCGCATCGGCTCCGGCAGCCGGACTCGCCCTTGTCCGTCGATGGGGAAGAGCAGCCTCTCGATGGCGTCCTCCACGAGTGGACCACTGATGGCACATCGCCCGCAGCCGCGGCCAGAGACGCAGATGTAGTTGTACGGGCTCTTCCGGCTGGCGGTCTTGCCGCCACCCATGAGCTGATGGCACTCAGCGCCGCCCGCAAGCTCCGCCCCACAACGCAGGAATCCGCTGGCGAGATACTTCGGTCCGGCCTTGCGGTCGGTCAGTCGTGGACTGAGCGCCCCCCTGTACATGTACAGACTGCCCGCGGAGAACCTCGCACAGACAGCCGTCCACTGCTCAGGGCTGACGATGGCCTGCCATGTCCCGACCAGCGGCTTCCCCGTATCGGGATCGATCAGCAACTCACCTCGGTTGGCGCGCAAGCCGCACACCCTCGGGGCGGTGATGATTTGCGTGACCGTCTGCGGATTCGGGCGGCCACCGCGCGTTCCCGTGACTCCCAGCTCAGCCCAATCTCGTGCCACCTGCCCCATGGAACCACCGGCGATGCGGTGCTCGATCGCCTTACGGACGAGCTCCGACTCCACCGGGTGCAGGGTTTGCCGGTCCTCCAGCCAACCGAACGGCCTCGGCCCGCTGTGCGGCAGTCCGTCCATGGCCCGGGACCAGTGCCAGTCCTTGACCCGGCGACTACGCATCTCCTTCTCGGCGACGGCGCCCTGGAGGCATTCGGCTCCCTGCAAGAGACCGGCCTTGCTGTACGGGTCCCGCAGACCATCACGGTCGACGTACACCCGGCCCGGCTCCGAGGTGAGCGCTGCCATGAAGCGGATGAAGTCCTCGGGCCTGCGGTACAGGCGGTCGTCCGCGACGGCGACGACGCCGTGAAGCGGCCCGGCTGTGAAGGCGTGGCCTCGGTGGAGGTCGGCGAGCAGGTGGTCGAACCCGGGCCGTTCCCGGTCGTCCTTGGTCGCGCTGCGTGCGTTGTCCGTGTACGTGGCGACGACGACGCAGCCGTGCTCGCGAGCCGTGCGTTCGTTGATCCGGTGCTGGTGGCGCACGCCGCGCGCGTCGCATTGAAGCGTGTCCTGCGAGGTACGGGCGTACGAGGCGACAGGTATGTGATCCACGGTGCGCTTTCCCATCGAGAGTGGTTGCGATGCTCGCTACAACTCACGAACAGACCGTCGGGTTACGCCCTGAGCAGGGGTTCCAGGTCCTTCAGCCAGGCGTCGCGGGTACGGGTCCAGGTGGCTGCGCAGTCCGTGCGGGACGGGGTGGCGAGGTCCGGGTGGCGGGCGGGGGACGCGCCGTAGACCGCGCAGCGGTGGGATTCCGCGCGGGTGGCGGGCGGGGCGTGTTCGTCGGCCGGGTCGGGGGTGGGGTCGGCCGCGGCCGCGAGGTCGTAGGCGCGGGCCGCCGTGAGGAGGGTGCCCTCGCCCTCCGGGTCGCCGCGCAGCAGCATCAGCTGGGCGAAGCGGTCGGCGGCGTCCTCCTCGGCGCGCTCCCCTTCGTCCGGGAGGTCCAGCGCGTCCACCAGGGCGTGGCCCGCCTCGTGGAGGAGGGTCTCCCGCACGACCTCGGAGAGGTCCTCGTCCGGGTTGCGGGACTCTCCGCGCTCGAACAGCTCGCGCTCCTCGGCCAGGTCGTCGTAGCAGAGCTCGATGCGGTGCCCGGCCGGGTCGTAGCCGCTGCCCTCCCCGGCGCAGGAGCGGGCGACGACGGTGACCCGGTACGGCAGGTCGACGTAGGCGTTGAGGTCGGCGAGGGTGGACTCGGCCAGGGCCCGGTCCTTCAGGAAGCGGGAGCCGTCCCGGTCGGCGGCGGCGGGCTTCTCGTAGCGGAGCACGAAGCCCTGGTCGGGGAGCTCCGCCCGGCATCCGGCCGTCGGGAGCAGCAGCGCCGTCGCGGCCGCGAGGGCGGCGGCGCCCGCGGCCCCACGCCGCCGGTCGGCGCGGCGGACGGGCAGCGCCGTGCGGCCGTCCGCGGGCCCGCGCCTGGGCACGGCCACCGTCGTATATATCTCTTGTTCCGTCATGAGGGCCTCGGTTCACGGAAGTTGGAAGGTTTCGACCCGACTGTACGAAGGCCGGGCCGCTCCCTCTGAAGAAGCTCAAGTTCCCTCGCGCTCGCGACCGTCCCGCAGGACACTTGGGGCTCGTTGCCGGAGCTCTCTGAGGGGGATGCCGATGCGGGACAGCCATCGCGGCGAGGCCGAGCGGCTGTTGGGCCGGGCCGTGGAGGAAGAGGGCCGGCGGGCAGCGGGCGGCGCGGGCGGCCCAGGGGCGCCGGTCGACCGGGCGGCCCTGCTGGCGCGCGGCAAGGAGGCCCTGGACGCCCTCGCGGCGAGTGCGGCACCGGAGTACGAGGCCTACGTGCGGGCCCTGGACGAAGCGGCGGCCGGGAACGAGTCCCTCGGCGAGGCATTCCGCCGCAACAGCGCCTCGACTGCCCTGCTCGTGACGGCGGTCGCGGCGGCGGCCGCCGTCGGGGCGGACCTGGCGCTCGGCGTCGCGGCGGGCACGGCGCTGACCGCGGGAGCCGTGGCGGGCGTAGCGGGGGCGGCGGCCACGGTGGCGAAGGTGACGGCCCTGCACCTGCCGGCCGCGAACCGGCGGGCCGGCGAGCTGGGCCGGCCCGGCGGCCCCGAGCAGCTGAAGCTCCAGTGGCTGTCGGCGCTGGAGGTGCGCGGGATCCGCCCGTTCCTGGAGCAGCAGCGCACGGTGGCGGCAGCGGCGCGGACGCCCCGGCCCGCGCCCCGGCCCGCCTCGCCGCAGCTGCGCGGCACGGACCGCAGCGCGGAGGCCCGGCGGCGCAGCGTACTGGAGCAGTCCTTCGGGCAACTCCCCGACCCCGCCGGGGTGTTCGTGGGCCGGCGGGCGGAGCTGACCCGGATCGCGCAGTGGGTGCAGGCGGCGCGGGCCAGTACGGAGACCCGCCCGGTGGTGGTGGTCCTGCACGGCGAGCCGGGGGTCGGCCGCACGGCTCTGGCCCTGCGGGCGGCGCACGGGCTGCGGGACCAGTTCCGGGGCGCGTGCGTGGTGGACCTGCGGGGCGGTTCGCCCAGCGGGGAGGCCCCGCTGTCGACGCGGGAGGCGCTGCTGCACCTGCTGAACCGGCTGGGCGCGCCGCGCGAGCAGCTGCTGTTCCGCGAGGGTGCCTCGGCTGAGCAGCAGGTGCGGCGCCTCTGCGAGCTGTACCACCAGCACCTTCAGGGGCTGCCGGTGACGGTGGTGCTGGACGACGCGGTGGACGTGGCGCAGGTGCGGCTGCTGGTGCCGGAGCGGTCCGAGAGCCTGGTGCTGGTGACGGCGCGGGAGCCGATGGAGCTTCCGGCGGATCTGGCGGCGTGGGTGCACCAGCTGCCGGTGGAGCCGCTGGCGGAGGCGGACGCGGCGGAACTGGTACGGGGTTCGGTCGCGCCCGGTGCGGGTGCGCCGGTTCCGGTCGCGCCGGGTTCGGGTGCGCAGGGTGCGGGCGGGCCGGGTTCGGGTGCGCAGGGTGCGGGCGGGCCGGGGCCGGTCGCGCCGGGGCCGGTGGCAGCGGCGGCGGGCGCGGATGTCCCGGCCGCCCTGCTGGAGTCGGGCGGCGGGCTTCCGCTCGCGCTGCGGATGCTGGCCCCGCTGGCCCCTGCGGGCGAGGCCCCCTGGGACGGGCCCGGGGACGCGGGGGTGCACCCGGTGGAGCGTGCGCTCCGCGCGGCCGACGCACGGCTGGCCGAGCCCGCGCGGCAGCTGCTGCGGCGGCTTCCGCTGGCCGGGCGGGCCTCCCTCGGCGGGGCGGCGGCGGCCGCGCTGGCCGACGTACCGGAGCAGGCGGCCCTGCGGACGCTGGAGGAGCTGTGGGAGGCCGGGCTGATCGAACGGGTGCGCGGGCAGCGGTTCCGGATGCACGACGCGGTGCGCGCGTACGCGGCGGCGCGGCTGGCGGCGGACGAGGACCGCGCCGAGTCCGCGGCGGCGCACGGACGCCTGATCCGCAACTACGCGAAGCTCGCGGACTCGGTGATCCGGATGGTCGACGGGAAGATGTCGACGCGGGCGGACACGTTCCTGAAGGGCTCCGTCGGCGGCCACGGTTTCACCTCGCTGGACGCGGCGCTGCGCTGGCTGGACGACGAGTCGAGCTTCATCACGGCGGCGCTGCGGCACTCGGAGGGCGTGGACCAGCAGGCGGTACTGGACCTGCTGGGGGCGCTGTGCGACTTCTGCCTGCTGCGCGGGGACCTGTACCGGCTCGGTGAGATCGACGAGCTGACGCAGGCGGTCGCCGCCGCGGCCGCGTCGGACGACGGGAACGGCGCGGCCGGCGGCGGGCAGCAGGGGCGGCTGGTGCGGTCGGTGCGGTGGCGCACCGGCATCGCCGCGCGCCAGCTGGGCGAGCTGGACAAGGCACGGACCACGCTGACCTCGGTGGTCGACGAGTACATGGAGGCGCATCAGGAGGCGGGGGCGGCGATGGCGCTCGTCTCGCTCGGGATCACCCTCCACCACCAGGGGAACCTTCCGGAGGCGGCGGTCCGGATCCGCGAGGCGCTCGTCCTCCAGGAGCCGCCGGAGCTGGCGGGCGACCGGGCGTGGGGGCTGCACGCGCTGGCGGCCGTGGAGCGCGACCTCGCGCACCTCGGGGAGGCGACGGCGCTGCTGCACCGCTCGCTGGCGCTGCACCGGGAGAGCGAGAGCGTCCACGGGGAGGCGTGGGCGCACTTCCAGCTGGGCCAGGTGTACCTGCGGCTCGGCGAGGTGGCGAAGGCGGAGGTGGAACTGCGCCTGGCCCTCGACCTGTACGGGCGCACGCGCGACGACCGCGGCGAGGCCTGGGCGCTGACCCAGCTGGGCCGGGCCCGGGTGGTGGACGGGGATCCGGGGCCGGCGGTGGAGCGGCTGCGCGAGGCGCTGGTCCGGCACCGGGAGGCGGAGGACGCGCGCGGCGAGGCGTGGACGCTGTACTACCTCGGGCAGGCGCTGGAGGAGGGCGGCGAGCGCGATCAGGCCGTGCGGGAGCTGGAGCGGGCCCGGACGATGTTCTCGCGGATGCGTGACGTGTACGGGCTGGCGCACGCGCGGCACCATTCGGGTCGGGTGACGCGGGACCAGCGGGCGGCGCAGACGGGGAACCTGCGCAACTCCGGCTTCGCCCGCCAGCTGCTGGTGGACGCGCGGGCGGACTTCCGGCGGATCGGGCTGGCGCACGGCGAGGCGTGGACCTGCCTGGAGCTGGCGGTGGTGGACGCGGGCAACGCGAAGGTCTCGCAGGCGCTGGGGCTGTGCGAGGAGGCGGTACGGCTGTTCATCTCGTACGGGGACCGGCGAGGGGAGGACTGGGCCCGTTTCCTGCGGTGCACGCTGCTGCCCTACGCGATTCCCGGGGCTCCGGAGGAGGCGCGGGCGGAGCTGGCGCGGCTGGCGCAGGCGCCGCATCCGGCCCGGGACGGCCGGCTGGCGGACTGCCTGGAGACGTACGGGGTCGTCCTGGGCCGCGGCGTGGACCCGTCGGAGGGCTGGCAGGCGTGGCGGCTGGGACTGGTCCCGAACCTGCACGCGCGGGAAATCATGGGCGTCCCGGTACCAGCGCCGCCCACGTAAGGCCCCTGCGCCCCCGGGCAGCTCCCAGCCCGGCCCGCACCACCCAGCCCCGCCGGCGCTTGAGGCGCGGGGTCTGGGGCGGAGCCCCAGGGGCCTTGAGCCCGGCCCGCACCACCCAGCCCCGCGGGCACCATCAGCCCCGCCGGCGTTTGAGGCGCGGGGTCTGGGGCAGAGCCCCAGGGCCTTGAGCCCGGCCTGGGGTGGAGGCGGGGCCTACGGCGCCCGGGTGCCTTCGCCGGCGGAAGCGGAACCGGCGGGCGCCGCAGGCTCAGGCGCCTCCTGGAAGTTCACCCGGCCCATGTGCCGGCTCATGGACTTCATCAGGGCCCACACGCCGACGGCGAGTGCCGCGAACACGATGAAGCCCAGGATTCCGGGGGTCACCTTGTTCTTGTCGAAGGTGTCCCCGGCCAGCGGAAGGAGCTCGGTCAGTGCTGCCTGCGTAGCGCTCATAGCTACGCATTCTCCCGGATGCCCGCGAAGAGGTCGGACTCGGGGAGGGAAGTGTCGACGAGCGACTTCGCCAGCTCGTACTCCTCCGTCGGCCAGACCTCCTTCTGGACGTCCATCGGGACGCGGAACCAGCCGCCGTCCGGGTCGATCTGCGTGGCGTGCGCGATGAGCGCCTTGTCACGGATCTCGAAGAAGTCCGCGCAGGGCACGTGGGTGGTCAGGGTCCGCTCCGTGCGCTCGAACTCCTTCCACCGCTCCAGCCACTCCCCGTAGGGGGAGTCCATGCCGCGCGAGAGCAGTGCCTCGTGCAGGGCGACGGTGCGCGGCTTGTTGAAGCCCTGGTTGTAGTAGAGCTTCTGCGGCCGGTGGGCCGGGCCGAACTCGGCCTCGGGGAACTTGTCGGTGTCGGCCGCGCCGTCGAAGGCCACCATCGAGATCTTGTGGGTCATGATGTGGTCGGGGTGCGGGTAGCCGCCGTTCTCGTCGTAGGTGGTGATGACCTGCGGCTTGAAGGCGCGGATCTTCTTCACCAGCTCGCCGGCGGCCTCGTCCACGTCCGCGAGGGCGAAGCACCCCTGGGGCAGCGGGGGCAGCGGGTCACCCTCGGGGAGGCCGGAGTCGACGTATCCGAGCCACTCCTGCTCGATGCCGAGGATCTCGCGGGCCTCGTCCATCTCCTTGGCGCGGACCTCGTGGATGTTCTCCTCGATGTACTTGTCGCCCTGGAGCTTGGGGTTCAGGACGGAGCCGCGCTCGCCACCGGTGCAGGTCACGACCAGCACGGGCACCCCCTCGGACACGTACTTGGCCATGGTGGCCGCGCCCTTGCTCGACTCGTCGTCGGGGTGGGCATGGACGGCCATCAGTCGAAGCTGCTCGGTCAAGACGGATCCTCTGCAATTCGGCGCGGTCGCGGGCGGGCGACTCCTATATTGACTCCTCCCTCAGCAATCGAACGACGCGGGGGATTCCTGACCCACGCTGCCCGCCGGACCAACGGCCCGTCGGGTCTTCCGCGATCAGCATCAGCCGGGGTGAGACCAGCCCGGACGCGGGATGCACGAGCCGCAGGTCACGACCATGCTTGCGCGCCGTGTTGATCAGCTGACGCTTCGTGACGGAGATCGCCGCGTCGGGGACCAGCGGGTGAACTTGTGGATCACGTCGCGAACGGCGTCCTCGTCCGCCCGGACCGGGCGGGCTACGACCGGGCCCCGCTGCCGCCGGCCGAGGCCACCGGCGCCAGGCAGCCGCCCACCGGCATCTGCGACTCCCCTGTGGCCGCAGATGCCGTGCCGCAAGCATGGGCCGCCCAAGGCTCTTTGTGGAGTACTTTTCTAGAAACTTATTCCGGTTGCAGGGAGCACCAGATGCGGTCGGGCAGCACCTTCACGGCCTCGCCCAGATCGAGTTCGTACGTGCTGGCCAGCCAGCGCCGGGCGGCCTCCGCGACCGGGCCCATGACCAGCACCTCGACCAGCGGCATCGACAGTGGCCGGATCTCGCCCTTCTCCATGCGGATCCACATCCAGCGGCCCATGTCCGCGAGCATGACCTCCTTGGCCGCGCGAATCTCCTCGGCGTGTATCGCGAGGTATCCGGAATAGGCGGAGGCATGGAGGAACAGGGCGGCGTCCCGGTGTTCCTGGGTGAAGCGGAGGTACGCGCGCACCAGCGCCCGCACCCCCGTGCGGGCGGTCCGGGTCCGGGTGACGGCCTCCGTCAGGTCCTCGAAGAGCTGCCCCATGCAGCGGGTGTAGAGGGCGGCGGCCAGCCCGTCGAAGCTCCCGAAATGGTGATAGAGGCTACCCAGACTGACCCCGCTGGCCGCCGTCACGGCCTGGACGGTGAAGCCCTGCTGCCCCGACTCGACGTACACGCGCAGCGCGGCGGTCAGGAGCTGGTCGACGGTGGCCTCGCCACGCTGTTGCTTCACCATGGCGCCAGCGTAGAACACAATGGAACTACAATAATTTTCTAGAAAATCCCTCCACTCACCGGAGGGCAAGGTGTCCTGGGAGGGGCGGGCGGCATGGAGACGCTGAAAGCCGATGATCCATTACATGTGGGGCCTTTCAGGGCACTTGCCGTGCTCGGACAAGGCGGCATGGGTCGGGTCCTGCTCGCCGCCTCCCCGGACGGACGGCTCGTAGCCGTCAAGCAGATCCATACCCACCTTGCCTGCGACCCGGGATTCCGGGCCCGGTTCCGGCGGGAGGTCGCCGCCTCCCAGCGGGTCTCCGGGGCCTACACGGCTGCTGTGATGAATGCCGACGCGGACGCGCCCATGCCTTGGCTGGCCTCGGTGTTCGTGCCCGGACCACCCCTCGGTGACGTGGTCAGACGCGCCGGAGCGCTGCCCGAGGAGGCCGTGCGGCGACTCGCGACGGGCCTCACGACGGCGCTCACCGAGATCCACCGGGCGGGGCTCATCCACCGGGACCTCAAGCCGGACAACGTATTGATCGCCGAGGACGGCGTACGGGTCATCGACTTCGGTATCGCGCGGGCGGTGCGGAGCGAGAGCGGTACCGAGCTGACCCGGACCGGGTGGGTGGTCGGATCGCCTTCCTTCATGTCGCCCGAGCAGGCGGAGAGCGGGGAGCTGACGGCCGCCAGCGACATCTTCTCCCTCGGCTCGATCCTGGTGACCGCCGCGACCGGCAGGAGCCCTTTCACGGCCACGTCCACCCTGCGGACGCTCTACAACGTGGTGCACGCGGAACCGGACCTGAGCGCCGTCCCTGAGGGGCTGCGGCCCGTGATCGCGCAGTGCCTGGCCAAGGACCCGTGCGACCGGCCCACCCCGGCGGAGCTGCTCGACGGCCTCGGCCCGGTGACCGTGAGCGGCAGGCGATGGCCGCCCGAGGTGCACCGGATGATCGCCGAACGGAAGGCGGAGGTGGAAGTGCTGCTCGGCGGGGGTGCCGGTGGAGACACGGGCACCCTCGTCGCCTCGGAGCCCGAACCCGAGCCCGAGCCCGAGCCCGAGCCCGCCACCATCAGGCGGGATGTCATCGTCCGATCGCTCGGCGGGGCGCCGTCCTACCTTCCGGGTCGCCGTCGGTCAGGCCTGCGGTGGGTGGCCGCCGCGGTGGGCCTGGGCGCCGTCGTGGCGGTCGGCGGTGTCGCGGCCGCCCGCTGGGCTCACTCCGGCGAGGAAGCGGCGGGCGGGGCGCAGCAACAGACCCCGTCGGCTTCGGCGCCGCAGGCCACCGCCCCGGCCCCGGACCCGCTGGCACAGGTCCAGGACCGGTATCTGGGGAACAAGCCCCTGAGCTGTGAGGATGCCGATTTCTTCGGCGTCGTTCCCAAGGACTTCGACGCCCCGTCCGGCGGCCGCGTCCTGGAACTCGGGGACGCGTCCGGCGCGCCCTACGCTGAGAGCTCCTGCACCTGGAAGAACCGCTCGGGCGACACGATCTGGGTGCAGTGGAACCGCTACCCGACCCGGCCTGGTGTGAAGAGCGGAGCCCGGAGCGCCAAGCTCGGCCACGATGCCTACCGGATCGGAGCGACCGAGGCCAAGATCTCCTACGCGGAGGAGGGCCTCCGGATCACATCGTCCAACGGTTGCAGTGTGACCGCACGCGACGTGAACCTGCGGGTTTTCGTTGCAGTCTCTGGCCCGCACTACCCGGCCCGCTCGTGTGATGGCCTCTCCGCAGCGCTCGCCGCAAACGCGATCCTCATGATGGCCGGGCGCTGAGCCTGGACTCCTGGTGCTGTGGCTCGAAAGGGTGACTGACTGCATGTGTGGATCGATGCCGGACGGGAAGGGTGGATTCTTCCCGGGCTCAGGGCCGTGACATGCTCCTGTGACCAGGTGACCGGGTCGGAGCCGGAAGGCATCGGCCTCCACGGAGAGGAACGATCGATGAGCGCGGTACGCGAAGGCCTTCCCGAAGTCCGTTACGGCCGGTCGGCGGACGAGCGTGCCGATCGCAGGCTCAAGGTCGTCGGGTCGGTGCTGGGTGTCGTGCTGCTGGGTGTGGTCGGCTGGATCGGCTGGGGCTACGTCGC comes from Streptomyces sp. NBC_01408 and encodes:
- a CDS encoding DUF4344 domain-containing metallopeptidase codes for the protein MTEQEIYTTVAVPRRGPADGRTALPVRRADRRRGAAGAAALAAATALLLPTAGCRAELPDQGFVLRYEKPAAADRDGSRFLKDRALAESTLADLNAYVDLPYRVTVVARSCAGEGSGYDPAGHRIELCYDDLAEERELFERGESRNPDEDLSEVVRETLLHEAGHALVDALDLPDEGERAEEDAADRFAQLMLLRGDPEGEGTLLTAARAYDLAAAADPTPDPADEHAPPATRAESHRCAVYGASPARHPDLATPSRTDCAATWTRTRDAWLKDLEPLLRA
- a CDS encoding tetratricopeptide repeat protein, whose product is MRDSHRGEAERLLGRAVEEEGRRAAGGAGGPGAPVDRAALLARGKEALDALAASAAPEYEAYVRALDEAAAGNESLGEAFRRNSASTALLVTAVAAAAAVGADLALGVAAGTALTAGAVAGVAGAAATVAKVTALHLPAANRRAGELGRPGGPEQLKLQWLSALEVRGIRPFLEQQRTVAAAARTPRPAPRPASPQLRGTDRSAEARRRSVLEQSFGQLPDPAGVFVGRRAELTRIAQWVQAARASTETRPVVVVLHGEPGVGRTALALRAAHGLRDQFRGACVVDLRGGSPSGEAPLSTREALLHLLNRLGAPREQLLFREGASAEQQVRRLCELYHQHLQGLPVTVVLDDAVDVAQVRLLVPERSESLVLVTAREPMELPADLAAWVHQLPVEPLAEADAAELVRGSVAPGAGAPVPVAPGSGAQGAGGPGSGAQGAGGPGPVAPGPVAAAAGADVPAALLESGGGLPLALRMLAPLAPAGEAPWDGPGDAGVHPVERALRAADARLAEPARQLLRRLPLAGRASLGGAAAAALADVPEQAALRTLEELWEAGLIERVRGQRFRMHDAVRAYAAARLAADEDRAESAAAHGRLIRNYAKLADSVIRMVDGKMSTRADTFLKGSVGGHGFTSLDAALRWLDDESSFITAALRHSEGVDQQAVLDLLGALCDFCLLRGDLYRLGEIDELTQAVAAAAASDDGNGAAGGGQQGRLVRSVRWRTGIAARQLGELDKARTTLTSVVDEYMEAHQEAGAAMALVSLGITLHHQGNLPEAAVRIREALVLQEPPELAGDRAWGLHALAAVERDLAHLGEATALLHRSLALHRESESVHGEAWAHFQLGQVYLRLGEVAKAEVELRLALDLYGRTRDDRGEAWALTQLGRARVVDGDPGPAVERLREALVRHREAEDARGEAWTLYYLGQALEEGGERDQAVRELERARTMFSRMRDVYGLAHARHHSGRVTRDQRAAQTGNLRNSGFARQLLVDARADFRRIGLAHGEAWTCLELAVVDAGNAKVSQALGLCEEAVRLFISYGDRRGEDWARFLRCTLLPYAIPGAPEEARAELARLAQAPHPARDGRLADCLETYGVVLGRGVDPSEGWQAWRLGLVPNLHAREIMGVPVPAPPT
- a CDS encoding TetR/AcrR family transcriptional regulator, with product MVKQQRGEATVDQLLTAALRVYVESGQQGFTVQAVTAASGVSLGSLYHHFGSFDGLAAALYTRCMGQLFEDLTEAVTRTRTARTGVRALVRAYLRFTQEHRDAALFLHASAYSGYLAIHAEEIRAAKEVMLADMGRWMWIRMEKGEIRPLSMPLVEVLVMGPVAEAARRWLASTYELDLGEAVKVLPDRIWCSLQPE
- the mca gene encoding mycothiol conjugate amidase Mca, whose product is MTEQLRLMAVHAHPDDESSKGAATMAKYVSEGVPVLVVTCTGGERGSVLNPKLQGDKYIEENIHEVRAKEMDEAREILGIEQEWLGYVDSGLPEGDPLPPLPQGCFALADVDEAAGELVKKIRAFKPQVITTYDENGGYPHPDHIMTHKISMVAFDGAADTDKFPEAEFGPAHRPQKLYYNQGFNKPRTVALHEALLSRGMDSPYGEWLERWKEFERTERTLTTHVPCADFFEIRDKALIAHATQIDPDGGWFRVPMDVQKEVWPTEEYELAKSLVDTSLPESDLFAGIRENA
- a CDS encoding recombinase family protein, which encodes MGKRTVDHIPVASYARTSQDTLQCDARGVRHQHRINERTAREHGCVVVATYTDNARSATKDDRERPGFDHLLADLHRGHAFTAGPLHGVVAVADDRLYRRPEDFIRFMAALTSEPGRVYVDRDGLRDPYSKAGLLQGAECLQGAVAEKEMRSRRVKDWHWSRAMDGLPHSGPRPFGWLEDRQTLHPVESELVRKAIEHRIAGGSMGQVARDWAELGVTGTRGGRPNPQTVTQIITAPRVCGLRANRGELLIDPDTGKPLVGTWQAIVSPEQWTAVCARFSAGSLYMYRGALSPRLTDRKAGPKYLASGFLRCGAELAGGAECHQLMGGGKTASRKSPYNYICVSGRGCGRCAISGPLVEDAIERLLFPIDGQGRVRLPEPMRLRWQSGEMGFEEKRRVISSVFTHLVIKSGRKGCGTWDYSRVVPVWKWADRIGAAESAA
- a CDS encoding thioredoxin domain-containing protein, with amino-acid sequence MPNRLAYETSPYLLQHADNPVDWWPWSPEAFAEARERGVPVHLSVGYSSCHWCHVFEAESFTDELTAAYLNEHFVNIKVDREERPDIDSVYMEAVQAATGQGGWPMTVFMTADAEPFYFGTYFPPEPRHGMPSFTQVLEGVRTAWVGRPEEVAEVAQRIVRDLAGRQLDYGKAGTPGPEELAQALLGLTREYDATRGGFGGAPKFPPSMVLEFLLRHHARTGSEGALQMAADTCEAMARGGIYDQLGGGFARYSVDREWVVPHFEKMLYDNALLCRVYAHLWRATGSDLARRVALETADFMVRELRTDQGGFASALDADSEDPLTGEHVEGAYYAWTPAELREVLGEEDGALAVAYFGVTEEGTFEEGKSVLQLPQDGPVVEAGRLAGIKERLLAARAARPAPGRDDKIVAAWNGLAIAALAECGAYFDRPDLVERATEAADLLVRVHMDGRARLARTSKDGQVGANAGVLEDYGDVAEGFLALASVTGEGVWLEFAGFLADLVLDRFAAEDGSLYDTAHDAEPLIRRPQDPTDTAAPSGWTAAAGALLSYAAHTGSEAHRTAAERALGVVHALGPRAPRFIGHGLAVAEALLDGPREVAVVGHPEDEARAELHRTALLGTAPGAVVAVGLPRAADGSGGEFPLLAERTLVRDLPTAYVCRHFVCARPTTDPVELAEQLGTVRP